The following are from one region of the Pectobacterium actinidiae genome:
- a CDS encoding LacI family DNA-binding transcriptional regulator, translating to MKQKPITLNDVAEYAGVSYQTVSRVLNQAPHVSSRTRSKVEQAMAALNYTPNRVAQQLAGKTITTLGLVTTDLSLHAPSQIAAAIKSTASQLGINIVMSMLSSPDVNSCNNAVNDLLSQRVSGVIVNVPLSTDDVAHISQTCADTPVLFMDADPHTDILNVMFDPDHGARLAITHLVQLGHQHIALLTGPMTSISARLRYEGWLAELKKQQLVPTSVLHGDWSAASGYHQTLALLGQSLRVSAIVVANDQMALGVLRALHEYGLRVPEQMSVIGFDDTQDSAYYTPPLTTIRQDFRLLGKEGVTRLLATLRDPTQSTSLLLPTELIVRHSTAVHSSTHASLQELTKNLLDITRQLQRL from the coding sequence ATGAAACAGAAACCCATAACACTAAATGATGTCGCCGAGTACGCTGGGGTTTCCTATCAGACAGTTTCCCGTGTGCTGAACCAAGCGCCTCATGTTTCATCCCGCACTCGCAGTAAAGTGGAACAGGCGATGGCAGCGCTTAACTACACGCCTAATCGCGTCGCCCAGCAGTTGGCAGGGAAAACCATCACCACCCTGGGGCTGGTCACCACCGATCTTTCACTGCACGCGCCGTCACAAATCGCCGCTGCAATTAAGAGTACCGCTAGTCAGCTAGGCATTAACATCGTGATGTCTATGCTAAGTAGCCCGGATGTCAACAGCTGCAATAATGCCGTTAACGACCTGCTTTCTCAGCGGGTCAGTGGCGTCATCGTGAATGTTCCGCTCTCCACGGATGACGTCGCCCACATTAGCCAAACCTGTGCCGACACGCCTGTACTGTTTATGGATGCCGATCCGCACACTGACATACTCAACGTCATGTTCGACCCCGATCACGGCGCACGTTTAGCCATCACACATCTGGTACAACTGGGGCACCAACACATCGCCCTGCTGACCGGCCCCATGACCTCAATTTCCGCCCGTCTACGCTATGAAGGCTGGCTGGCAGAGTTGAAAAAACAGCAGCTCGTCCCTACGTCGGTGCTGCACGGAGACTGGAGCGCCGCGTCCGGTTACCACCAGACGCTGGCACTACTGGGACAATCCCTGCGTGTCTCCGCCATTGTTGTGGCGAACGATCAAATGGCGCTTGGCGTCCTACGCGCGCTGCACGAATATGGCCTTCGCGTACCAGAGCAGATGTCAGTGATCGGTTTTGACGATACTCAGGACAGTGCGTATTACACTCCGCCACTCACAACCATTCGCCAGGATTTCAGGCTGTTAGGTAAAGAAGGCGTCACGCGCTTGCTTGCCACGCTGCGCGATCCTACCCAGAGCACATCATTACTGTTACCCACCGAACTGATCGTACGCCACAGCACCGCGGTACATTCATCAACCCATGCCTCACTGCAAGAACTCACTAAAAACCTGTTGGACATTACACGTCAGCTCCAAAGGCTGTAA
- a CDS encoding tyrosine-type recombinase/integrase — MSLNDSKIRNLKPSAKPFKVSDSHGLYLLVNPGGSRLWYLKYRINKKESRLGLGAYPDVSLADARQQRDGIRKLLVQNINPAQQRSAERATALPEETFKSVALSWHKSNKAWSENHAVRLLASMNNHIFPIIGHLPVSELKPRHFIELLKGIEKKGLLEVAARSRQHMCNIMRHAVHQELIDNNPAANLDGIIAPPVKRHYPALPLERLSELLTRIEDYKQGRELTRLAVSLTLHLFIRSSELRFARWSEIDFKNKIWTIPANRKAIPSVRYSGRGAKMRTPHIVPLSSQSITILKQIREISGHQELVFPGDHNPYKPMCENTINKALRQMGYDTKSDICGHGFRAMACSALMESGLWAQDAVERQMSHQERNSVRAAYIHKAEYLDARKAMMQWWSDYLDTNRERYVAPYIYAQQHKTTGAA; from the coding sequence ATGTCTCTTAACGACTCAAAAATCCGCAACTTAAAACCATCTGCTAAACCCTTCAAAGTTTCCGATTCTCATGGTCTGTATCTGCTGGTTAATCCAGGCGGTTCACGTCTCTGGTATCTCAAATATCGTATCAATAAAAAAGAATCCCGCCTCGGCTTAGGTGCCTATCCTGATGTCTCTCTGGCTGATGCTCGTCAACAGCGTGACGGTATCCGTAAGCTACTGGTGCAGAATATCAACCCGGCACAACAGCGCTCTGCTGAAAGAGCCACTGCGTTGCCAGAAGAAACCTTCAAGTCTGTTGCACTGAGCTGGCATAAAAGCAACAAAGCATGGTCTGAAAATCATGCCGTCCGTCTGCTCGCCAGCATGAATAACCATATTTTTCCGATCATTGGGCATTTACCTGTCTCTGAACTAAAACCACGTCATTTTATAGAACTGCTGAAAGGGATTGAGAAAAAAGGCCTATTGGAAGTGGCGGCACGTTCCCGACAGCATATGTGCAACATCATGCGCCATGCCGTGCATCAGGAGTTGATAGATAACAATCCGGCGGCAAATCTGGACGGTATCATCGCCCCTCCGGTTAAACGCCACTACCCAGCCCTTCCGCTGGAGCGACTATCGGAGCTGTTGACTCGCATCGAGGACTATAAGCAAGGACGAGAATTGACCCGTCTGGCAGTCTCACTCACCCTGCATCTGTTCATCCGTTCCAGCGAACTGCGTTTTGCCCGTTGGTCTGAGATCGATTTCAAAAACAAAATCTGGACTATTCCTGCCAATCGCAAGGCTATCCCCAGTGTTCGCTATTCCGGGCGTGGCGCTAAAATGCGCACACCGCATATCGTTCCTCTCTCCAGTCAGTCCATCACTATTCTGAAACAGATACGGGAAATATCTGGGCATCAGGAGCTGGTATTTCCCGGTGATCATAATCCGTATAAGCCGATGTGCGAAAACACGATCAACAAGGCACTGCGCCAGATGGGCTACGACACAAAAAGCGACATCTGTGGTCACGGATTCAGAGCAATGGCCTGCAGTGCGCTGATGGAATCTGGGCTGTGGGCTCAGGATGCGGTTGAACGGCAGATGAGCCATCAGGAACGCAACAGTGTTCGAGCAGCTTACATCCATAAAGCGGAATATCTCGATGCCCGTAAAGCGATGATGCAGTGGTGGTCGGATTATCTGGATACCAACCGAGAAAGATATGTTGCGCCATACATTTATGCTCAACAACATAAGACAACTGGAGCTGCCTGA
- a CDS encoding helix-turn-helix domain-containing protein, with translation MLTCEVGNGSIRKRLTFARVNVGLKQVELGCVAGLDEETSSSRVSQYEREVSSPDFSLVCRFAAVLEAYFYAVDEDLATLILQYHRYNKCNPNSTLLITP, from the coding sequence TTGTTAACCTGCGAAGTCGGTAATGGCTCGATTCGTAAACGATTAACATTCGCTCGAGTGAATGTAGGATTAAAACAGGTCGAGCTCGGTTGTGTCGCTGGACTGGATGAAGAAACGTCGAGTTCCCGCGTAAGCCAATATGAAAGGGAAGTCAGTTCGCCGGATTTTAGTCTGGTTTGCCGATTTGCGGCTGTGCTGGAAGCGTATTTCTATGCTGTTGATGAGGATCTAGCAACGTTAATCTTGCAGTACCATCGTTATAATAAATGCAACCCTAATTCTACGTTGTTGATTACCCCGTAA
- a CDS encoding alpha/beta hydrolase family protein: MRHNNDTKTVQERSLLQSRRQMLKTGLSLAALPIVAAVSSGVVAASASAATTVTTTNDATADTASDAFINGLADLMAHSTRTPILRWPNEYGMEFEEIFFPAIDGVTVEGWFIPANSNKLIICNHPMPCNRYGYPGHLEPWTNFGGFEVNFLPEYKVLHDAGYNIIAYDIRNHGRSGLGSGGVNGHGVLEYRDVIGSLRYAKTRSETKKMKTALYSRCLGANATIVGMHKHPKDFAHVKALFALQPVTPRVFVEKAVEAQHIVNGVEKFDTAFHRRTGYHLADVWPMEYAKAVTVPTLVAQVRNDFLTKPSNVQEIYDTISATDKKLFWIEGTDQRFQGYNYFGKNPEVMLDWFNSHI, from the coding sequence ATGCGTCATAATAACGATACCAAAACTGTACAGGAACGGTCCCTTTTACAAAGTCGTCGACAGATGTTGAAAACAGGTCTGTCTCTTGCTGCACTTCCGATTGTTGCTGCAGTCTCTTCGGGAGTGGTGGCCGCGAGTGCCTCTGCAGCCACCACCGTAACGACTACGAATGACGCTACGGCCGATACTGCATCCGATGCATTTATCAACGGATTGGCTGACTTAATGGCGCACTCGACTCGTACGCCTATTTTGAGATGGCCAAACGAATATGGTATGGAATTTGAGGAAATATTTTTCCCTGCCATCGATGGTGTCACTGTCGAAGGTTGGTTCATTCCCGCGAACTCGAATAAACTTATCATCTGTAACCACCCCATGCCGTGTAATCGTTATGGCTATCCTGGGCACTTAGAACCCTGGACCAATTTTGGCGGTTTCGAGGTGAATTTCCTGCCAGAATATAAAGTGTTACACGATGCAGGCTATAACATCATTGCTTATGATATCCGTAATCATGGGCGTAGCGGGTTGGGAAGCGGTGGTGTTAATGGGCATGGTGTACTGGAATATCGTGATGTGATTGGTTCTTTACGCTATGCGAAAACGCGTTCTGAAACGAAAAAAATGAAAACAGCGCTTTACAGCCGTTGCTTGGGCGCAAATGCCACGATTGTGGGGATGCACAAGCACCCGAAAGATTTTGCACACGTTAAAGCATTATTTGCTTTGCAACCTGTGACGCCGAGGGTGTTTGTTGAGAAAGCAGTGGAGGCACAACACATTGTTAATGGCGTAGAGAAATTCGATACCGCATTCCACAGAAGAACCGGCTATCATCTGGCTGATGTCTGGCCGATGGAATATGCTAAAGCAGTCACGGTGCCAACGTTGGTTGCGCAGGTTCGCAATGATTTTCTGACTAAGCCCTCGAATGTGCAGGAAATTTATGACACGATATCTGCCACGGATAAAAAGTTGTTCTGGATAGAAGGAACCGATCAGCGTTTTCAGGGCTACAACTATTTCGGTAAAAATCCAGAAGTGATGCTTGATTGGTTTAATAGTCATATCTGA
- the tatA gene encoding Sec-independent protein translocase subunit TatA: MGGISITQLLIIAAIIILLFGTKKLSSLGADLGASIKGFKKAMDEENDKATSADESSKLPPSLSEHHLNDLPDETYKKDK, from the coding sequence ATGGGTGGCATTAGTATCACGCAGCTATTAATTATCGCGGCAATTATTATTTTACTCTTTGGGACGAAAAAATTAAGCAGTCTGGGTGCTGATTTAGGGGCATCGATTAAAGGTTTTAAAAAAGCAATGGATGAGGAAAATGACAAAGCTACATCTGCTGATGAAAGTAGCAAGCTCCCCCCATCTTTGAGCGAGCATCATCTTAACGATCTACCGGACGAAACCTATAAAAAAGACAAGTGA
- the fbpC gene encoding ferric ABC transporter ATP-binding protein, with product MITLNTEKSFVELKHITKRFGNNTVIDDLNLAIPQGKMVTLLGPSGCGKTTVLRAVAGLEKPTEGQIFIDGEDVTERSIQQRDICMVFQSYALFPHMSLGENIGYGLKMLGRPKAEINQRVKEALALVDLEGFEDRYVDQISGGQQQRVALARALILKPKVLLFDEPLSNLDANLRRSMREKIRELQQQFNITSLYVTHDQSEAFAVSDMVLVMNKGKIMQLGAPQELYRQPASRFMASFMGDANIFPATFTAESVNIYGYLIPRPQGFAAGLNESVVGIRPEAITLSHQGDESQRCTITQVAYMGPQYEVQVDWHGQSMLLQVNATQLQPNPGDSFYLQIHPYGMFVLSEQ from the coding sequence GTGATTACCTTGAATACTGAAAAAAGCTTTGTCGAACTGAAGCACATCACTAAACGTTTCGGCAACAACACTGTCATTGATGATTTGAATCTGGCGATCCCACAGGGAAAAATGGTCACGCTGCTGGGGCCGTCTGGCTGCGGTAAAACCACGGTACTACGTGCCGTTGCCGGTCTGGAAAAGCCGACAGAAGGCCAGATTTTCATCGATGGCGAAGACGTCACCGAGCGCTCCATTCAACAGCGCGATATCTGCATGGTGTTCCAGTCTTACGCCCTCTTCCCGCACATGTCGCTGGGGGAAAACATCGGCTACGGGCTGAAAATGCTCGGTCGTCCGAAGGCAGAGATCAATCAGCGTGTAAAAGAAGCGCTGGCGCTGGTCGACCTGGAAGGATTCGAAGATCGCTACGTCGACCAGATTTCCGGTGGACAGCAGCAGCGTGTCGCGCTGGCGCGTGCGCTGATCCTTAAGCCTAAAGTCCTGCTGTTCGATGAGCCGCTGAGTAACCTTGATGCTAACCTGCGCCGCAGCATGCGTGAGAAAATCCGTGAGCTTCAACAGCAGTTCAACATTACCTCGCTGTATGTTACGCACGATCAGAGCGAAGCTTTTGCGGTATCCGATATGGTTCTGGTGATGAACAAAGGCAAAATCATGCAGTTGGGTGCGCCGCAGGAGCTTTATCGCCAGCCGGCTTCCCGCTTCATGGCCAGCTTTATGGGGGATGCCAACATTTTCCCTGCCACTTTCACGGCTGAGAGCGTGAATATCTACGGCTACCTCATTCCGCGTCCGCAGGGTTTTGCTGCTGGATTAAACGAATCTGTCGTCGGTATTCGCCCAGAAGCCATTACGCTCAGCCATCAGGGTGACGAAAGCCAGCGCTGCACCATCACGCAGGTCGCCTACATGGGGCCGCAGTACGAAGTGCAGGTGGACTGGCACGGTCAATCGATGCTATTGCAGGTTAACGCGACCCAGCTTCAACCGAATCCGGGCGACAGCTTCTATCTGCAAATTCACCCTTACGGCATGTTTGTGTTGTCGGAGCAGTAA
- a CDS encoding MFS transporter, translating to MYYLHNKNFWIFGLFFFFYFFIMGAYFPFFPIWLHDINQISKSDTGIIFACISFFALLFQPIFGLLSDKLGLRKHLLWIITIMLVFFAPFFIYVFGPLLKYNIVLGSIAGGIYLGFINNGGAPAIEAYIEKVSRRSQFEFGRARLFGCLGWALCASIVGIMFTINNQFVFWLGSGCAVILAILLLLAKPEASSSALVADQVGSNQKPFNLKMAVELLKERKIWFLTLYVVGVSCTYDVFDQQFANFFTSFFETRQEGTRVFGYVTTLGELLNASIMFFAPLIVNRIGGKNALLIAGTIMSVRIIGSAFASSVLEVIVLKTLHMFEVPFLIVGCFKYITTVFEVRFSATIYLVCFCFFKQVSIIFMSIFAGNMYDSIGFHGTYLILGGIALSFTAISLFTLSGKGPLYAFSDKQKAPLNTL from the coding sequence ATGTACTACCTACATAATAAAAATTTCTGGATATTCGGCCTGTTTTTCTTTTTCTACTTCTTTATCATGGGAGCCTATTTCCCTTTCTTTCCTATCTGGCTTCACGATATTAATCAAATAAGCAAAAGCGACACGGGCATTATCTTCGCCTGTATATCTTTCTTCGCGCTATTGTTTCAACCGATATTTGGCCTGTTGTCAGATAAATTAGGATTAAGGAAACACCTGCTATGGATTATTACTATCATGCTGGTGTTTTTTGCTCCGTTCTTTATCTATGTTTTTGGTCCGCTATTAAAATACAACATCGTTTTAGGTTCCATCGCCGGCGGAATTTACCTGGGGTTTATCAACAATGGTGGCGCACCCGCGATTGAGGCGTATATCGAGAAAGTCAGCCGCCGCAGCCAGTTTGAATTTGGCCGTGCGCGCCTGTTCGGTTGCCTCGGTTGGGCGCTCTGCGCGTCTATCGTCGGGATTATGTTTACCATCAATAACCAGTTTGTTTTCTGGCTGGGCTCCGGTTGTGCTGTTATCCTCGCTATCCTGTTGCTGCTGGCTAAACCAGAAGCCTCCTCCAGCGCTCTCGTTGCCGATCAAGTAGGCTCCAACCAGAAACCGTTCAACCTGAAGATGGCAGTCGAATTGCTAAAAGAGCGCAAAATCTGGTTCCTGACGCTCTATGTCGTTGGCGTTTCTTGTACCTATGATGTGTTCGATCAGCAGTTTGCCAACTTCTTCACCTCGTTTTTCGAGACCCGGCAGGAAGGAACGCGGGTATTTGGCTACGTCACCACGCTGGGTGAATTGCTTAATGCCAGCATCATGTTTTTCGCACCGCTGATTGTGAACCGTATCGGGGGTAAAAACGCCCTGCTCATTGCCGGTACCATTATGTCTGTGCGCATTATCGGTTCGGCCTTTGCCAGTTCCGTACTGGAAGTGATTGTGTTGAAAACGCTGCACATGTTTGAAGTGCCGTTCCTGATTGTCGGCTGCTTCAAATACATCACCACGGTCTTTGAAGTCCGCTTTTCCGCGACGATTTATCTGGTGTGCTTCTGCTTCTTTAAACAGGTATCCATCATTTTCATGTCCATCTTTGCTGGCAATATGTATGACAGTATCGGTTTTCATGGCACTTACCTGATTTTAGGCGGCATCGCCCTCTCCTTTACCGCGATATCCCTATTTACCCTGTCAGGAAAAGGGCCGTTGTATGCCTTTTCTGATAAACAGAAAGCGCCGCTGAATACACTCTAG